The genomic interval gttaaaatgtaaaatgtgccAGTAATGTTGGATTAACGTTACAGTAAGAAGATTCTCTGCCAACTTTGAGAAGACTTTCACGTAACATTGGCTAAAATTCGGGGAATATTCCCTGTTAGCTGGGAAGAGTTGGCTCTTTTGGTTCCCAAATGGCTCTTCATTTAATACCACTTCTGGCTTTTATAATTCAAccaaattaacattttttgacCTATGCCTGGTGTGTGCGTACACATGCATCACTTAGATTTTGCAGTGTAATTATCCTTATTCTATTTTTGAATGATCATCCTATTATTCTGACATAAATAACAGAAACATCAGCTCTTAGACTGGAGCCGGATCCCCAGGTCGACGTAAAGGATGCGACTCGCAGAGCTGACTCCTTCGTGACATAGGCCTCCACAGAGCTGATTCCTTCGTGACATAGGCCTCCACAAAGCTGACTCCTTCGTGACATAGGCCTCCACAGAGCTGACTCCTTCGTGACATAGGCCTCCACAGAGCTGACTCCTTCGTGACATAGGCCTCCACAGAGCTGACTCCTTTGTGAGATAGGCCTCCACAGAGCTGACTCCTTCGTGACATAGGCCTCCACAGTGCTGACTCCTTCGTGACGTAGGCCTCTACAGAGCTGACTCCTTTGTGACATAGGCCTCCACAGTGCTGACTCCTTCGTGACGTAGGCCTCCACAGAGCTGACTCCTTTGTGAGATAGGCCTCCACAGTGCTGACTCCTTCGTGACGTAGGCCTCCACAGAGCTGACTCCTTCGTGACATAGGCCTCCACAGAGCTGATTCCTTCGTGACATAGGCCTCCACAAAGCTGACTCCTTCGTGACATAGGCCTCCACAGAGCTGACTCCTTCGTGACATAGGCCTCCACAGAGCTGACTCCTTTGTGAGATAGGCCTCCACAGAGCTGACTCCTTCGTGACGTAGGCCTCTACAGAGCTGACTCCTTCGTGACATAGGCCTCCACAGTGCTGACTCCTTCGTGACGTAGGCCTCTACAGAGCTGACTCCTTTGTGACATAGGCCTCCACAGTGCTGACTCCTTCGTGACGTAGGCCTCCACAGAGCTGACTCCTTTGTGAGATAGGCCTCCACAGTGCTGACTCCTTCGTGACGTAGGCCTCCACAGAGCTGACTCCTTTGTGAGATACAGTAGGCCTCCACAGTGCTGACTCCTTCGTGATGTAGGCCTCCACAGAGCTGACTCCTTTGTGAGATAGGCCTCCACAGTGCTGACTCCTTCGTGATGTAGGCCTCCAGAGAGCTGACTCCTTTGTGAGATAGGCCTCCACAGAGCTGCTTTGTTGTGCTGGGAGATTCTTAAACTAAGGTTATTCTTTCTTTCTATTGTGAGTCCAACAACTAAATTGATGGCTATTCCTCCACAAGTAAATCAATTGACAATTCAGACTAGGTTTGAGTAGAAACGGACACCAAACTAGCTGGTATAGTGATTTACGCTTAAGTAGGTTGTAAACACTGGATTTTCATTGTTAGTAGTGCAGAAGGGTGATGGCCCATTGTCAGTGGGCAAAATTTACTTTGGGGGACCTGAAAGTCCAGGGCTGAATTTCAGTTGCAGTCCAGCCCTGTTAATGCTGCTCATAGTCTTGTTTAATTATCCTGGAcaatattctattctattctccgttttattttgtattgtattatattcAAGCATATATTATCTGCAATCTCTTCTTCAGCACAGAGCTCATGTCCCCATTCTGAAACCTTTCTCATTCAGAGTGTATTTTATGTTGAGATAAGGAGGATTCTTAACAAACTTAACTCCTAGGGTACCCACAGTTTATACAGTAATGTATTTCTATTAAGCAAATTTATTGAGATATTGATTAGGcataaattaatttatatttatatataaatattttttgaaaaagACAAGTAATACATGAACAGTATTGTTCTACTGTATCTTGTATATTCTGTCATGCTTTATGTTCAGCACGATCTTTCCTGTATTTGCCTAACTTATAGCTAAGCTAAATGTCAATGAcagttaatatttaaaatacaaaagatTGTTACTGACTTTAACTGAAATTATTTAATGTAACTAAAAGGTGAAATGTATCACATGCTACTGCTGAAAACGTCCCCTATACATCCTCAGTGTTACAGAGGTGCTTACAGGCTGTTTGGATGCACTTATTCGTGTCTGCAGTGGAGAGATATAAATACGGCTCTTTCATATGGGAAATTAATCAGCAATATTTCTACTGATTTATTTTACACTGGTCCATTTATATCATGTCCCTGACAGCCTCTGGAAGGTATTCTGGGCTGCTCAGCCTAGCACTGTGACTTGACAGATGCATAAAGGTCTATTGAGTCAACTCTAGGTCCCCGGCTGGTCTCCTAGTGACAGCTGGCTCTCCCAGTTGCTTTCCTAGCTGCTGAAAAGTACCAAAGATTGAAAACTGTGAGGGGGTGGATGGCTGGGGGCTGAGGAAGGGTCTGTCAGTGCAGGGTCAATGACATGTCATTAGAAAGAAGCTTGTAGTTGCCTGCATAACTACATGTGCAAACAGGCCACCTTTGAGCAGCCAGGGCACAAAACTACAGTGTAGAAATGGTACAGTCCAATATGATCACCCCTATACACTGAACATACTTGGAAGTGTCCCTTTGCAGGGATTGCTGGGAAGAAGAAGAGGAATACGGGGTTGGGAATTTGGAAAGGAAAAGGAAGAAGggggactctaaaaagggtaAGGATTGCTATGATCCTCAATAGCCAAGGTGCCTGCATATGGATGTGGACATTGTAAGGGTGTTTGGGTCATATTCCTGGATattgaaaggttttttttcaGGTGTATAGAACAGTCTGGTCAGTTGAAGAGAGTGGAGGGAGGAGTTGTTGCTTTGCATAAACAAGGAAATGGGTACGGATAGGGGGAGACATAGCAGGAAGAAAAGGCAGCTTGATGGCTATTATGAGTGTATAAACAGCAGATGTCTGCTTGATTGCATACTCACATTGTTAGGGAAACTCAGCAAACTCGTATAGTTGTACTTTGACTGTTATTTTCTATTTGGTCTTGATCTCATAACTTATCTCCAGGGCTAGTGACCAATCTAACAGGCACAGACTTTACCCTGTAAAGAATGAGAGAGGAAAAATAGATTGGCAAATAAAACAGTGCAAATCGTTAATAATTAGCAACAAACTTTAAAATGTTCTTGTCTAGAGATTATGTGGGCAGcctattattaatatttcatcAGGTTTCCCTCAGTTGCTAGTATACAGATATTTTCAAAATGGCCGCTGCTGCCTTACTTCCTGATTCTTCTGTTGTTCAAATGCCCTCTTCTGTTTCTCAGCACTATTTTCACAAAGCTAGAGGTATAAAAGTGCTTAAAAGTAGTTTAAaattgtataaataaaatgctgtttATTTACTGGTAAGGGGGGGTGTTAGCAATGGGCCTAGCCTAACTGCCGTGttgctgtgtgtgctgtgttcCATCTGTTGGAGTTCAGTTGTGGCAGTGATCAGTTAGAATCGGTTAGGGAGCAGACGTTAGTGTCCCTACTGTGTGAAACAGGACAGGTGAGCGTTTGTAACATTTACAGTTAGTTAAAAGCAGGTTAGCATACGTGCTTCTCTGCTCTTTAAGTTAAAAGTGAAATAGCTCTCTGAGAAACACATCTACACATCATATATATTTGACGCTGTAATATTATAAGAACATTTTATATACTTCATGTGTTCATTTATGTGCTGTATACCTGAGTGTAAAGAGTTCACCTAACTGGCATTTAGTCACCTAATTTTTTTGAGACAATTTAACAGATAATTTCTGTTATTGTTTAATTTgataaaacatatatttaatttaacataaatttgcataaaattttaaattaatgaGACCATTTGAACCCTTTAATCAATGTTGCTCAGACACACGACTTGTTCTTCTTAATTTTTGCAAACAAAAGAGGAAAAAATGCAaggaaaaaattatattataatagaCCCATGCGGATTACGGAACAGCTCGAATATTCAAAAGgcaattaattcatttattattgTCAATTGATAATAAACCAATGAATATTTTGTGGAGATTAAAGGGTTAATTTCATGCAGACATGATGCTGTATTGCTGCTGCATTGCTTTATCCATTCtgtgaaataaattaaatgtaacttAAACTATAACAAAAGACAGTTGGGCCATGCTGTGTATTACCTGATAAAATACaaaaagggttaaaatcaacaTCTGCATGCCAATTAAATGTCTGTATTAATTTAGCCCAACTATCACTTcaacagaaattaaaatcaaaattgCAGGAATGGAAGGAGTTAGTCATATTAAAAGCCCTGTGAGCTGCATGAGAGCATGAGGCAATACAGAGCAAGTTAGAGTTAATTCTGTGCTGCACTAGAGCTATCCTTCCTCCCGTGGTCCTGAACTCACAGACGTCACTGACTGGACTGTTGTGCTGCCACTGCACTGCTGAGACTCAGGGCTCGTGCAGGAAAGTCACAGGAAAAAGGTCACGGATGTTACAAGCTTCACTTTCATACACTTTTCATTCAGTATGGAACTGAAAACAGGCTAAACAGTTTGCTAACCCTTTGTCACATGCTTTCAGTTTGTAATCACTTTAAACTTCTATCATATTCCCCTACTGCCTTTCACACGAGGATACCGCCCTTTAAACACCCTGTTCTGTGCCTTATTATTATGCCTGTCTGCACAAATTATGCTGTGCCTGTTTATGAATTTCTGTTTTGAATTCAATAGGTAATTCAATCTGTAAAGCAAAagttaaacttttttttaatgacagcTGACTTCCTACAGAGTAGCACATTAATTCATTACAAAGAGcaaactgttttttttgtctgcatatatacatatatttactcTGTGTAATGTGCACTTTTTGTTATAATGTGGCAACTTTGCGCAGTAATCAGAGCCAGTAAGTTGCTGTAAGTGCTTTCGGTTCCTCAGCAGAGTAGCTTTCCTTAGCTTTAACTTTAAGTCCCGCCCCCTGCCTGCTTGCCTGTGTCCTGCCGCTGTGCCACATACCTTTCTTCTCCTTCTCTAGATTGTTGTTGTCCCTGTAGCTCTGTGGCTCCCCTAGCTGCTGAAAGGCTGAGCTAAAAACATTGCTTTTTTTTAAGAAGAGTCTGATACTAGCAACAGAAATAATGACAACTGAAGGCTTATCTTAAGCATTTGTCTTTTGTATCAGTTCTGCTGTGGACAGCAGCTGAAGGGAGTGAGCAAACAGTCTCATGTTCATGTTACTGCAGCTCAGGTCTGTGGGAAGCTTTACTGTCCCAGAATTCCTGCTAAGGCAGCTGAGCCCAAGAATTTCTGTGGTAAAGTCCCATGAATCATTGCTCTCCTCTATCCATTCAAGAACTTCAGTAGGCAGTTCAGTAGGAGGAAGTTCGTTCTTTTTCTCTCTGTAAACAGCCCTCCCCTTCCTGCTAAAATCCTACTCTGCGTAGGGATTACCAGAGGAGTTGGGAATTATACTACTGTGGGGTAACAGGCTTTACTAAAACAGTCCTGTCGGAAATCAAGCTGTGTCTCTTGTGGATCAGTAATGTAATGAAGGCTAATGAGATGCTTTTTCCCTCATATACAGAAAAGACACTTTATAAATCAGATATAAGGATGTTACCATTTACTGTAAATGTGTTGATTACTTTTTTTCCTCCACACTTATATTTACTTAAAATTTAATAGTCCCTCATAGTCGTATGTATACATAAATGGAGTGTTTTAAGGTAATTATTGTTATATTGACAATAATATTGTCGTATTGACATGTTATTctgattattatcattaaaaattaaaaactaaaacaaacTTTTGCTGTATATTGTTAATTTAAATGATCTATCATGTAGCTAATATTTATCATAAGCTATTTTGGTGTTAATAAGGAAAATATTTGTATGACATTCAAAAGCTTAATTATTCAGTACTATACAACTAgtattgttgtattttttttagatCTACATTCTATTTGATCACACTCAGCTGTTCATAAGATCATCTAAGTCAGTCCTGCCTAGTTATACAGCTATTTAAATGCCAGATTTTAAGTGTCTATCAGACTAATGTAGAATTAACAGATTCGCATTGAGTGTAAATTTGgctttaatttaaaatgtcaaaGATTCTTAAAGCAAATGGCATTCAATAACAAGCATTTCAAAAAGCTGCTGTAGATTTAACCCTCATGTTTGTCAAGGGGCCTCACACGCTGTGCTTGTGCCCTCCTTCGTATGTCCTCCTCTGTATGTCCTCCCTGTATGTCTTCCCTGTATGTCCTCCCCTGTATGTCCTCCTCTGTATGTCCTCCCTGTATGTCCTCCCTGTATGTCCTCCCCTGTATGTCCTCCCTGTATGTCCTCCCTGTATGTCCTCCCCTGTATGTCCTCCTCTGTATGTCCTCCTCTGTATGTCCTCTCCTGTATGTCCTCTCCTGTATGTCCTCTCCTGTATGTCCTCCCCTGTATGTCCTCCCCTGTATGTCCTCCTCTGTATGTCCTCCCTGTATGTCCTCCCTGTATGTCCTCCCCTGTATGTCCTCCTCTGTATGTCCTCTCCTGTATGTCCTCTCCTGTATGTCCTCTCCTGTATGTCCTCCCCTGTATGTCCTCCCCTGTATGTCCTCCCCTGTATGTCCTCCCTGTATGTCCTCCTCTCAATGTCCTCCTCTGTTCTTGCATCTACACAGTAGTCCTTAGGCTGTCAGCATTGAAATATTCTGAAATGTAAGATAATCCCAGGGTCTGGACAGATGGACATTCACATCTACTGGCAGACTGCCTGACACCTGTTGAGCAACTGCCTTGTTTCCCTGACAGTCGCTGTGTCCAGGCTTCCAGCTGCCTCAAAGACTGTTGTCCTTCAACTAAACAAAAGTGTTCTTTCGTCTTAAGCTCTAGGTCCTGTGTGACCAGGCATctcttttatatttatataatgtacATAGTCGTTGAGACGATGATATTTAGTTGTTTAAGAAACCATCTGCCATGGAGAGTCACTGGCACCATTAAAAGCAGATGCCAGCAAGTTGTAGCAAAACAGCTGCGTGTCGCTGAACAGCTGCATGCATCTCAGGAGCCAGACAGACCAACTGAGTGTTTCACATACGCCACGAAAAATAGTGAGAAGCAAACTTCATGAACACAGAAGACTGCACTGGAGCTGAACTGGAGTGGAACCTAAGAAAGGTAAGCTAACAAAACTGCAAATTAAAATAGCCAGTTTGCATAGCTATTCCTCAGATGACTGTCTTCTTAACTTCATATAAATTTCAATATTTGATAATCgattatttataaattatatgTAGAAATGCTGGGAAAGGCTTTTTGTTTTCCTGCACAAGACGTTGTGAAAATAACAATATTGTTTAATGTAAAGCCATTACAACACAAATTGGATTTAGTTTATGGTGTGGTCATTCCACTTTAATTCAACAAATTTCCAAAAAAGATTTTGAATTACCATTTTTGATTTATATGAAATTTGGCATACGAATTATGCATACCTTCCAGAGCttagaaatgtttttttgttcatttatttaaaaattttccTCTTGAGATATAGTGCCTTTTCTTCACCATGGGTCGCAAAAAAATTGATAATTCAGAGTATTTTTTATGGGCTGTAACTTTCTGTGTTCTTATTTTAGCTACATAGCTCAGCTATAGCTCATTACAAAAGCCCTTTTCATAACATGGTATTCAACTTTTGCACAAGTCCAAAAATGGTAATGCAAAGGGCATTTGTTGAATTAAAATAGAATCACCCATTGTACATATAAATCACTGCCTTACATTTTTCACAAAGTATGATTTTTATCAGCACAGGATAGAAATTGTTTAACTTAAACCATCTGCAATATAAATTAAGTTTAGtcagatttttttcctttatgttTTGATTTGAAATTTAAATTAAGGGCATCTCTCTTTTTTCCAGTCATACTGTGAAATCGAAGACCAGTTATACAAAGAGTTATGGCTGACAACAAACAACTTGGGAAGCCTGTCTCGTCCTTCAGAAATGATCTCCTCACCCATGTCACACGCCACGTGGGAGCGGCCCAAAGAAACCCCATAAAAAAGCTGGATGGTTTGTTCCAGAAGATGCAAGACATGCTGGACAGCTCCTCGGCGGACAATGAAAAGATTTTGCGGGATGTCCGCTTCAAGGAGGTCTGTAAGATCCTCTACAAATACGAGGGGAACATAAAGTACCAGTTCAGTGCCTTCATAAGCCTGATGGAGCAGATGCAGAAGACCCCCAGCGACGCCTGGAGACACATGGATATTTTTAAGGACACTTACGAGAGAAACAAGAGTGACCTGAGTCTGGATGTCTACTACCGCTGCGTGATGGAGACCGGGACTGGGCTGTTCGGCAGGCCACTGCTGAAGGTCTACTCTGATCACTGCGGTGGCAGCCGCGAGGCGATGGAGCTGATGTGGTCCTATCTCACCAACGTTCTTCTCATGGGTTTCACTGCACACCTGGCCTACACAGCCATCACTGAGGACA from Paramormyrops kingsleyae isolate MSU_618 chromosome 9, PKINGS_0.4, whole genome shotgun sequence carries:
- the LOC111838375 gene encoding protein rapunzel-like; translation: MADNKQLGKPVSSFRNDLLTHVTRHVGAAQRNPIKKLDGLFQKMQDMLDSSSADNEKILRDVRFKEVCKILYKYEGNIKYQFSAFISLMEQMQKTPSDAWRHMDIFKDTYERNKSDLSLDVYYRCVMETGTGLFGRPLLKVYSDHCGGSREAMELMWSYLTNVLLMGFTAHLAYTAITEDSREEFKEKWSARLKSIKVQMQGALSQCKDN